In one Niallia taxi genomic region, the following are encoded:
- a CDS encoding anti-repressor SinI family protein: protein MLNSIKDNPELDPDWIELISYAKEIGMSIDNIRKILTVLKPS, encoded by the coding sequence ATGTTGAATTCTATAAAAGACAATCCAGAGCTAGATCCCGATTGGATAGAATTGATTTCATATGCTAAGGAGATAGGTATGTCCATAGATAATATTAGAAAGATTCTCACTGTACTTAAACCTTCTTAA
- a CDS encoding processed acidic surface protein — MKRLLCLFTAILLALSLQPVASFAMGSNDKDFEAYLAEIGWEKQDYLDYLKSKDLSMSDFESVDELGTPLTEESIKPILTDYDLTREELNELLVEYGEIEEGQDVFDVEYDIFAEHLYETVGYYLEDDYGMPITDENLQQLLDDYGFASKAELEEYLQQFDESIEYYDYIEDLDYTVDYYINGGADLEAEMDELFQSLQLTDEEMERLFEHFMTVYENNPDFEGQLLALSDRMMAFAEFESADELTAEQIAELLDISNDMLDILQLDVKYYLVKDGVKQPLSIQAMMTMTSTNGADLLIELYNKQGDFLADVILTKELFGSDLINETGKDLQEAEKIVKETPVKASTKAVQKTVKGGKLPNTASDYLQNTMIGLVIVLAGVVLFRRVWVKGQ, encoded by the coding sequence ATGAAGCGTTTATTATGTTTATTTACGGCTATTTTGTTGGCTTTAAGCCTTCAGCCTGTGGCTTCATTTGCGATGGGATCTAATGATAAGGATTTCGAAGCATATTTAGCAGAAATAGGCTGGGAGAAACAAGATTATCTTGATTATTTGAAAAGCAAAGATTTGTCTATGAGTGATTTCGAATCTGTTGATGAGCTGGGAACACCGTTAACAGAGGAATCAATTAAGCCGATTTTAACAGACTATGATTTAACAAGAGAAGAATTAAATGAACTTCTTGTTGAATATGGTGAGATAGAAGAGGGACAAGATGTTTTTGATGTTGAATATGATATCTTCGCTGAACATCTTTATGAGACTGTAGGCTACTATTTGGAAGATGACTATGGTATGCCAATCACTGATGAAAACCTTCAACAGCTATTGGATGATTATGGCTTTGCTTCTAAAGCAGAGTTAGAAGAATACCTGCAGCAGTTTGATGAGTCTATTGAATACTATGATTATATTGAAGATCTTGACTACACTGTTGACTATTACATCAATGGCGGTGCAGATTTAGAAGCAGAAATGGATGAGTTGTTCCAATCTTTGCAGCTTACAGATGAAGAGATGGAAAGATTGTTTGAGCATTTCATGACAGTTTATGAGAACAACCCAGATTTTGAGGGTCAATTATTAGCTTTAAGTGATAGAATGATGGCATTTGCAGAATTCGAATCTGCGGACGAGCTGACAGCAGAGCAAATTGCGGAGCTTTTGGATATTTCTAACGATATGCTTGATATCCTGCAGCTTGATGTGAAATATTATCTTGTAAAAGATGGTGTGAAGCAGCCATTATCTATTCAAGCAATGATGACAATGACTTCAACAAACGGAGCAGACTTGCTTATTGAGTTATACAATAAACAAGGAGATTTCCTTGCTGATGTTATTCTTACTAAGGAATTGTTTGGTTCTGATTTAATCAATGAAACAGGTAAAGACCTTCAAGAAGCAGAAAAGATTGTGAAGGAAACACCTGTAAAAGCTTCTACAAAAGCTGTTCAAAAAACAGTAAAAGGCGGAAAGCTGCCAAACACTGCATCCGACTACCTGCAAAACACAATGATCGGACTTGTGATTGTTCTTGCTGGTGTTGTATTGTTTAGACGTGTTTGGGTGAAAGGACAGTAA
- a CDS encoding Ig-like domain-containing protein, with the protein MISGVSAIFLLFSVPCSAFAQSSEETSLRVAAVSTSLNMNMIPRLDISKSFDFDSAEDFPLIRDGAAVGNLTDSVGSMNAITYIGVTSSETMDSAMDMHLSLQNDSTIKDAFLAIEFYTNSNGSMSYIGGVSKDMSSSFGNMKLDISVPKSLYHDSPYIYIRLGISKTQSDLYYTDTIYFKVTNPFYTGTALNTSSGTSYYSLINNESTNAYVSESTGSMQINNDEYSLNKNLEKEAYMLDYVIPFDSEDADKVTARNTRSVLASYEEGDSKSFWVTNMETEQNYQLTAKLLYSGTHNNVWVYNNEITAEEAAQLGKEFDDSIHSTVTANFGNESDVNNDGKVNILTFDIQDGFDGTGGFVAGYFSPVDLYNYTNSNKSEIFYLDTYPLMEKSGGEPDVSEAYMTLAHEFQHMVSYNQNVFIQGTAQLDTWLDEGMSMAAEQIYAKNVLQSRIDYYNTSTSITAGQSLLNWDYYGDTLANYSLSYLFLQYLKYQAGQGDSIFKEIIADTNSSYKAVEDIIHKYIDPSMSFGQFMTNFRAALVLKKDSGPYGFNGVPAFDALKVKLYSDTDTLSLKGGGAVVMALSSPEDFVVPTAKGQDITYTMLTSGNSSAVPTTPTVYAIADTDTKLSGIAEPDTTIKITANGSLIGSGTAASNGTFQITIPKQKAGTKLAVYAVNAMGSSSSQAVIAVQDKTAPAKPYVSSVSDAQTAVTGTAEAGATVQVRSGYTTIGKATADDKGAFKVAIPKQKAGVKLYVNATDKAGNKGMDTTVTVIDRTPPAKPKVLTVIDTSTAMTGSAEAGSIIQIRSGNTIIAKGTVSANGGYLVPITNQKAGTKLSVSATDKAGNKSEDTIVTVLDKTPPSKPSVASISDLTTYVTGKTEAKAKVYVKRGSTTLGSATADSKGAYKVKVAKQKAGTYLTVYAEDAAHNKSSSVSIKVADKTAPGIPSAKTVTYKSTSISGSAEKYATVYVYRGSKYLGKASVSSKGTYTVKISKQKKGTSLKLYAKDKAGNKSNYRTIKVK; encoded by the coding sequence GCCTTGATATAAGCAAAAGCTTTGATTTTGACAGTGCTGAGGATTTTCCGCTCATTAGAGATGGTGCAGCTGTTGGTAACTTAACAGACAGTGTCGGCAGCATGAATGCGATTACTTATATTGGTGTAACTTCGTCTGAAACAATGGATTCCGCGATGGATATGCATCTTTCTCTGCAAAACGACAGTACGATAAAGGACGCCTTTCTGGCAATTGAATTTTATACGAACAGTAACGGATCAATGTCGTATATTGGAGGCGTTTCAAAGGACATGTCTTCCTCGTTCGGCAACATGAAGCTCGATATTAGTGTTCCTAAATCGCTTTATCATGATAGTCCCTATATATACATCCGGCTTGGCATCTCCAAGACCCAGTCTGATTTATATTATACGGACACTATTTATTTTAAGGTAACAAATCCTTTTTATACAGGAACAGCGTTGAACACCAGCAGTGGGACAAGCTATTACAGCTTAATCAACAATGAATCGACGAATGCCTATGTGAGTGAAAGTACAGGCTCCATGCAAATAAACAATGACGAATATTCGCTTAACAAAAATCTCGAAAAAGAAGCGTATATGCTTGATTATGTTATTCCCTTCGATTCAGAGGATGCGGATAAGGTAACAGCACGAAATACTAGATCAGTTCTTGCCTCCTATGAAGAAGGAGACAGTAAATCCTTTTGGGTCACAAATATGGAAACAGAGCAAAATTACCAGCTAACAGCAAAACTCCTGTACAGCGGCACACACAATAATGTATGGGTATACAATAATGAGATAACAGCTGAGGAGGCTGCACAGCTTGGCAAGGAATTTGATGACTCTATTCACAGTACAGTGACAGCGAATTTTGGGAATGAATCAGATGTAAATAATGATGGAAAGGTTAACATTCTTACATTTGATATTCAGGACGGCTTTGATGGCACAGGCGGTTTTGTTGCAGGCTACTTTTCACCTGTCGACTTATATAATTACACAAACTCAAATAAGTCAGAGATTTTCTACCTTGATACGTACCCGCTCATGGAAAAATCCGGTGGTGAACCAGACGTCTCTGAAGCCTATATGACACTTGCCCACGAGTTCCAGCATATGGTCAGCTATAATCAAAACGTGTTCATTCAAGGAACAGCACAGCTAGACACATGGCTTGATGAAGGCATGTCGATGGCAGCAGAGCAAATATACGCAAAGAATGTCCTGCAAAGCAGGATTGATTATTATAACACCAGCACAAGCATTACAGCAGGACAGTCCTTACTTAACTGGGATTATTATGGAGACACATTAGCAAACTATTCCCTTTCCTACTTGTTCCTGCAATACTTGAAGTACCAGGCAGGACAAGGTGACAGCATCTTTAAGGAAATCATTGCAGACACAAACAGCAGCTACAAAGCTGTTGAGGATATCATCCATAAATACATCGACCCAAGTATGTCGTTCGGTCAATTTATGACGAACTTTCGGGCTGCACTTGTATTAAAGAAGGACTCTGGTCCGTATGGCTTTAACGGTGTCCCTGCTTTTGATGCACTAAAGGTGAAGCTGTACAGTGACACAGATACACTTTCCTTAAAAGGCGGCGGTGCTGTTGTTATGGCGCTAAGCTCGCCAGAGGACTTTGTTGTACCAACCGCAAAGGGTCAAGATATAACTTATACCATGCTGACAAGCGGAAACAGCTCAGCAGTACCCACGACACCAACTGTTTATGCAATAGCAGATACTGATACGAAATTAAGTGGAATTGCCGAGCCGGACACCACGATTAAAATCACAGCAAATGGCAGCCTTATTGGCAGCGGTACAGCAGCAAGCAATGGCACCTTCCAAATAACGATTCCAAAGCAAAAGGCTGGCACAAAGCTTGCGGTCTATGCGGTCAATGCAATGGGCAGCAGCAGTTCACAGGCAGTTATTGCTGTGCAAGATAAAACAGCACCTGCCAAGCCGTATGTTAGCTCTGTCAGTGATGCCCAAACAGCCGTTACAGGAACCGCTGAGGCAGGTGCGACTGTACAAGTCCGTTCTGGCTATACGACAATCGGAAAAGCAACAGCAGATGACAAGGGTGCCTTTAAGGTAGCTATCCCCAAGCAAAAGGCTGGCGTAAAGCTATATGTTAATGCAACAGACAAAGCTGGCAATAAAGGAATGGATACAACAGTCACGGTTATCGACCGGACACCTCCTGCAAAGCCAAAGGTGCTAACTGTTATTGATACATCAACAGCGATGACTGGCAGTGCCGAAGCAGGCTCTATCATACAAATACGTTCAGGCAATACGATAATTGCAAAAGGAACAGTTAGTGCAAATGGCGGCTATCTAGTTCCGATTACAAATCAGAAGGCAGGTACAAAGCTTTCTGTCAGTGCAACTGATAAAGCTGGCAATAAGAGTGAGGATACCATTGTCACCGTCTTGGACAAGACACCACCAAGCAAGCCAAGTGTTGCCTCGATAAGTGATTTAACAACCTATGTGACAGGCAAAACAGAAGCAAAGGCAAAGGTGTATGTTAAAAGAGGCAGCACAACACTTGGAAGTGCAACGGCAGACAGTAAGGGCGCCTATAAGGTTAAAGTAGCCAAACAAAAGGCTGGCACGTATTTAACGGTGTACGCAGAGGATGCGGCCCATAATAAAAGCAGTTCTGTTTCTATTAAGGTAGCAGATAAAACAGCTCCTGGCATACCAAGTGCAAAAACAGTCACATATAAATCGACGAGCATCTCTGGCAGTGCGGAGAAATATGCGACTGTATATGTATACAGAGGCAGCAAGTATTTAGGAAAAGCCTCTGTCAGCTCGAAAGGAACCTATACTGTAAAAATCAGCAAGCAGAAAAAAGGCACCTCCTTGAAGCTGTACGCAAAAGACAAGGCAGGTAACAAAAGTAATTACAGGACAATTAAAGTAAAATAG
- a CDS encoding ketose-bisphosphate aldolase codes for MLVNMKQLLEVAQEHQFAVGAFNVADSNFLRVVVEEAEKNNSPAIIAVHPTELDFTKDDFFHYVLARIKNSHVPFVLHLDHGDSVENIMRAIHVGFSSVMIDGSLLPLEENIRITKQIVDIAHPLGVSVEGELGTIGNTGTTIEGGVTEVIYTRPEDAKEFVESTGVDTLAVAIGTCHGIYPKDMKPQLRMDILRQIKEVVDIPLVLHGGSANPDEEIAEAVKIGIQKVNISSDYKYAFYKKCREILAETELWDPNAIYPDCIDAAKEVVQYKMNLFQSVDKADVYRTENVLAWRTAQL; via the coding sequence ATGTTAGTAAACATGAAGCAGTTATTAGAAGTGGCACAGGAGCATCAATTTGCGGTGGGAGCCTTTAATGTGGCAGATAGTAATTTCTTAAGAGTTGTTGTGGAAGAGGCAGAGAAGAACAATTCGCCAGCTATTATCGCAGTCCACCCGACAGAGCTTGATTTTACAAAGGATGATTTCTTCCACTATGTGCTTGCTCGCATTAAAAACAGCCATGTTCCATTTGTACTTCATCTCGATCATGGTGACAGTGTGGAAAATATCATGAGAGCAATCCATGTTGGCTTCAGCTCTGTTATGATTGACGGCTCCCTTCTGCCCCTTGAAGAGAATATCAGGATTACAAAGCAAATTGTCGATATCGCCCATCCCCTTGGAGTTTCTGTTGAAGGAGAGCTTGGAACAATCGGCAATACTGGCACAACGATTGAAGGCGGCGTGACAGAGGTTATCTATACAAGACCAGAGGATGCAAAGGAATTTGTGGAAAGCACTGGTGTAGACACATTGGCAGTTGCTATTGGAACTTGCCACGGCATTTATCCGAAGGACATGAAGCCACAGCTGCGCATGGATATTTTGCGCCAAATCAAAGAGGTTGTTGATATTCCGCTCGTTCTGCATGGCGGCTCTGCCAACCCAGATGAAGAAATCGCAGAAGCAGTTAAAATCGGTATTCAAAAGGTAAATATCTCCTCCGATTACAAATACGCCTTCTACAAAAAATGCCGTGAAATACTGGCAGAAACAGAGCTTTGGGATCCAAATGCGATTTATCCTGATTGCATTGATGCGGCAAAAGAAGTAGTTCAATATAAAATGAATTTATTTCAGTCAGTGGATAAGGCAGATGTGTATAGAACTGAGAATGTACTTGCGTGGAGAACGGCCCAGCTTTAA
- a CDS encoding PTS fructose transporter subunit IIB, with protein sequence MNIVGISACTSGIAHTYIAREKLIKAGQEFGHKVRIETQGTIGIENELTATEIQEADLVIIAADIKVSGKERFKGKRIIEVPTHIAIKAPKQLYKKIEAELNKNQ encoded by the coding sequence ATGAATATTGTTGGAATTTCTGCTTGTACATCTGGAATCGCTCATACGTATATTGCGAGGGAAAAGCTGATTAAGGCAGGGCAGGAGTTTGGCCATAAGGTCCGGATTGAGACACAAGGTACAATCGGAATCGAAAATGAGCTTACTGCAACAGAGATACAGGAGGCCGATCTTGTTATCATTGCCGCAGACATTAAGGTAAGTGGAAAGGAGCGGTTTAAAGGCAAACGAATTATCGAGGTGCCGACCCATATTGCCATAAAAGCACCAAAGCAGTTATACAAAAAGATTGAAGCTGAATTAAACAAAAACCAGTGA
- a CDS encoding PTS fructose transporter subunit IIC, with the protein MKKLQIKKHALTAISYMLPLVVASGLLIAIGNLTGGTVIGNYQAAFSIPSALVSLGVLGMGLLAPVIAGAIAYSIADRPGIAPGLLMGLIANAIGAGFLGGMLGGFIVGYFVLFLKNNLKVPRWAEGLMPMMIIPLISSLVVGLLMFFVLGVPIVWATDGMTAFLTSMQGSMRFLFGAILGGMAAFDFGGPVNKVASLFADGLLLEGIYEPEAVKILASMVPPFGVAISWVLSKALKKKKYTKSEEDNIKIAFPMGVCMITEGVIPIAAVDIVRVVVSCTLGAAVGGGFSMLWGVGSPVPSGGMFIVPAMNHPILFCLALLIGSVVTGLMLFFWKKEPVEKAEEETTEEEEMDLSDIKISF; encoded by the coding sequence CTGAAAAAACTGCAAATTAAAAAGCATGCATTAACTGCTATATCCTATATGCTTCCATTAGTAGTAGCATCAGGGCTACTAATTGCCATTGGAAATCTGACAGGCGGGACTGTCATTGGAAATTACCAAGCAGCATTTTCGATTCCGTCCGCTCTTGTCTCTTTAGGTGTTTTGGGAATGGGCTTGCTTGCTCCGGTCATAGCTGGGGCAATTGCCTACTCAATTGCAGACAGACCAGGGATAGCACCAGGCTTGCTGATGGGTCTTATCGCAAATGCGATTGGTGCTGGGTTCCTGGGCGGTATGCTTGGCGGTTTTATCGTCGGTTATTTCGTTCTCTTCTTGAAGAATAATTTGAAGGTGCCGAGATGGGCAGAGGGACTTATGCCGATGATGATTATTCCGCTCATCTCAAGTCTGGTCGTTGGTCTCCTCATGTTCTTCGTGTTAGGGGTGCCAATCGTTTGGGCGACAGATGGAATGACAGCGTTCTTAACGAGCATGCAGGGCTCGATGCGCTTCTTGTTTGGTGCAATCTTAGGCGGCATGGCAGCCTTTGACTTCGGCGGTCCAGTCAATAAAGTCGCTTCCCTTTTTGCTGACGGTCTGTTACTTGAAGGAATTTACGAGCCAGAGGCAGTTAAAATATTGGCATCAATGGTGCCGCCATTCGGTGTCGCGATTTCATGGGTATTATCTAAAGCCTTGAAAAAGAAAAAATATACGAAATCAGAAGAGGATAATATTAAAATCGCCTTTCCAATGGGAGTTTGTATGATCACAGAAGGTGTTATCCCAATTGCTGCGGTTGATATTGTCAGAGTCGTGGTTTCCTGTACACTCGGTGCTGCAGTTGGCGGAGGCTTCTCAATGCTGTGGGGTGTGGGCTCACCAGTGCCATCTGGCGGTATGTTCATTGTACCGGCAATGAATCATCCAATCCTGTTCTGTCTGGCATTGCTGATTGGTTCTGTCGTTACAGGCTTGATGCTGTTCTTCTGGAAGAAGGAGCCTGTAGAAAAAGCGGAAGAGGAAACAACAGAGGAAGAGGAAATGGACTTATCTGATATTAAAATCTCATTCTAA
- a CDS encoding class D sortase, translating to MRAANKNRRGNSRKQWILLSLTAAVILIGVWVASSNFYPFLKGYFLYKTEQVKADDLPKEEKTPPQEEEKEPAKSSEPLYTEMPAVGENMGELIIPKLDAVLPIIHGTDEDELEKGVGHFAGSVMPGENDNTVLSGHRDTVFRRLGEVGKGDLLTVKTSAGEFTYKVKRVRIVDKDDRTVIVPKPKATLTVTTCYPFNYIGDAPRRYILVADLVDEELNS from the coding sequence ATGCGAGCAGCCAATAAAAACAGAAGAGGAAATAGTCGCAAGCAATGGATTCTTCTTTCATTGACTGCTGCTGTCATATTAATTGGAGTCTGGGTTGCCAGCTCCAATTTTTATCCTTTCTTAAAAGGCTATTTCCTTTATAAGACAGAGCAAGTGAAGGCAGATGATTTGCCGAAGGAAGAGAAAACTCCTCCACAGGAGGAGGAAAAAGAACCAGCTAAAAGCAGCGAACCGCTTTATACAGAAATGCCGGCAGTAGGGGAGAATATGGGGGAGCTCATTATTCCGAAGCTTGATGCTGTTTTGCCGATTATTCACGGAACGGATGAAGACGAGTTAGAAAAGGGTGTTGGTCATTTCGCCGGCAGTGTAATGCCTGGCGAGAATGACAACACTGTTTTGTCGGGGCACAGGGATACTGTGTTCAGACGGCTTGGCGAAGTCGGTAAAGGTGATCTGCTGACAGTGAAGACATCTGCTGGTGAATTCACTTATAAAGTGAAAAGGGTAAGGATTGTTGATAAGGATGACCGTACTGTAATAGTGCCAAAGCCAAAAGCAACCTTGACCGTTACAACCTGCTACCCGTTCAACTATATCGGTGACGCACCTAGAAGATATATTCTTGTTGCCGATTTAGTAGACGAGGAGCTTAATAGCTGA
- a CDS encoding class II fructose-bisphosphate aldolase produces the protein MYVSMKGMLARANKGKYAVMAINCFNLETAKAVILAAQELRAPVIIDLLQDHLQAHLGSNLLTGPIIEMARNASVEVAVNLDHGKDVGFVKRCLRDGFSSVMMDASAYPLEQNIEITKKMVEFAETYDASVEGEIGNIGSVSRNNLTSDEMYTNPDAAIEYARRTGIDALAISYGSSHGDYPDGYIPPFRFDIVEKIKAETNIPLVLHGGSGCGEANIKKSIALGINKINVGSDFMKAQVNSIQEYLKDNESVDYVRLIQGTVDAGKEMVKYYIDVAESTGKSL, from the coding sequence ATGTATGTTTCCATGAAAGGCATGCTTGCCCGTGCCAACAAAGGAAAGTACGCGGTGATGGCCATCAATTGCTTCAATTTAGAAACAGCAAAGGCAGTCATACTTGCTGCTCAAGAATTACGAGCGCCTGTCATCATTGATCTGCTGCAAGACCATTTACAGGCACATCTTGGCAGTAACCTGCTGACAGGGCCAATTATAGAAATGGCCCGGAATGCAAGTGTGGAGGTTGCTGTTAATCTCGATCACGGCAAGGATGTAGGCTTTGTGAAAAGATGCTTAAGAGATGGCTTTTCAAGTGTCATGATGGATGCGTCAGCATATCCTCTTGAACAAAACATCGAGATTACAAAAAAGATGGTTGAGTTTGCCGAGACCTATGATGCTAGTGTAGAAGGGGAAATCGGCAATATTGGTTCCGTTTCCCGCAATAATTTGACTAGTGATGAAATGTATACAAACCCTGATGCAGCGATTGAGTATGCAAGACGGACAGGAATTGACGCACTGGCGATTTCTTATGGCTCAAGCCACGGCGACTATCCAGATGGCTATATTCCGCCATTCCGCTTTGACATTGTCGAGAAAATCAAGGCAGAAACAAATATACCCCTTGTTCTGCACGGCGGGTCAGGCTGCGGGGAGGCTAATATAAAGAAGTCGATTGCTCTTGGCATCAACAAGATTAACGTTGGCTCTGACTTTATGAAGGCACAAGTAAATAGCATTCAAGAATACTTGAAGGATAATGAAAGTGTCGATTATGTCCGCCTTATACAAGGAACAGTCGATGCTGGCAAGGAAATGGTCAAATATTATATCGACGTGGCTGAATCTACAGGCAAATCATTATAA